Part of the Leptospiraceae bacterium genome is shown below.
GTCATTGGTCAACGCCGGATGAGCAGAAAGCTGTTGTAGAATTCAAGAAGGAAAATATGTGTGTTGGTTACGTTCGATTAGCCTGGATGATGTTGGATAAGAATATTGTAGCCCTATCTCCATCTAGTGTATATCGAATTTTAGTCAATGCTGGATTGAACAATAAGTGGACTAGACCTGCAGGAGAGCCTAAGAAAGAAGGCTTTGATCAACCAAAGCGAGTGCATGAACATTGGCATACAGATATTTCCGTATGTGAATTTTCGAGGGACATTCGTATTTTTGATTTCTGTTCTTGATGGATTTTCTAGGGCAATTCTTTCTTGGGATATTCGAACAAGAATGGAGTCTTTCGATGCTCAGATCGTTTTATGGAGAGCCTGTGATAAATGGTTAAATGCGAATAATCCTAATAATCCGCGATTGATTACTGATAATGGCTCACAATTCTTGACATCCGAGTTTAAAGCTACTCTGAAAGAATTTTCTATGAAGAATGTTCGAACTTCTGTGAATCACCCGCAATCAAATGGAAAGCTAGAACGCTTTCATGGAACTATTAAGTCAGAGGCTATTCGTGATATGCCTAAATTCACTTTGGAGCAAATAAAGAAAGAAATTGGCGAATGGATTCATTTTTACAACTATGAACGACTTCATTCGTCCATAGATTATGTTGCTCAATGG
Proteins encoded:
- a CDS encoding transposase family protein, producing MISVLDGFSRAILSWDIRTRMESFDAQIVLWRACDKWLNANNPNNPRLITDNGSQFLTSEFKATLKEFSMKNVRTSVNHPQSNGKLERFHGTIKSEAIRDMPKFTLEQIKKEIGEWIHFYNYERLHSSIDYVAQWTSSKVEEILFYQNESENCLKENRNEKNTQSMRKQFLRLTAL